One window of Papaver somniferum cultivar HN1 chromosome 9, ASM357369v1, whole genome shotgun sequence genomic DNA carries:
- the LOC113313744 gene encoding very-long-chain enoyl-CoA reductase-like, whose product MKVTVVSRSGREIIKGGIQLNDSATVSDLQEAIHARTKKYYPSRQRLTLPLNPGSKDKPTVLNSKTSLCDYCDAKKDNLTVVFKDLGPQVSYQILFFWEYVGPLVIYPLFYYLPVYKFLGYKEERVIRPVQTYAMYYWCFHYFKRIMETFFIHRFSHATSPISNVFRNCAYYWSFGAFIAYYVNHPLYTPVSDLQMKIGFGFGIICQVSNLYCHLLLRNLRSPSGNGGYQIPYGFLFNIVTCANYTTEIYQWLGFNIATQTVAGYVFLVVAASIMSNWALAKHRRLRRLFDGKEGRPKYPRRWVILPPFL is encoded by the exons ATGAAGGTCACTGTGGTTTCTCGAAGTGGTAGAGAAATCATCAAGGGTGGAATTCAACTCAATGATTCG GCTACTGTGAGTGATCTACAGGAAGCTATTCATGCTAGAA CAAAAAAGTACTATCCTTCGAGACAACGTCTCACTCTGCCCCTCAATCCTGGATCCAAGGACAAACCTACTGTCCTCAACTCCAAGACGAGTTTATGTGATTACTGTGATGCTAAGAAGGATAACCTGACAGTGGTGTTCAAGGATCTTGGTCCACAGGTTTCATACCAAATACTTTTCTTCTGGGAATACGTCGGCCCTCTAGTTATCTATCCTCTCTTTTACTACTTACCAGTGTACAAGTTCTTAGGCTACAAAGAGGAGCGTGTAATTCGCCCAGTCCAGACCTACGCCATGTATTACTGGTGTTTCCACTACTTCAAACGTATTATGGAAACATTCTTCATTCACAGATTTAGCCATGCAACTTCTCCCATTTCGAATGTCTTTAGGAACTGCGCATACTATTGGTCATTTGGTGCCTTCATAGCATACTATGTGAATCACCCACTTTACACCCCAGTCAGCGACCTCCAAATGAAGATAGGCTTTGGGTTTGGTATAATTTGTCAAGTTTCTAACTTATACTGCCATCTCTTACTAAGGAATCTTCGAAGCCCCAGCGGTAATGGAGGATACCAAATCCCATATGGATTTTTGTTCAACATAGTGACTTGTGCAAATTACACAACTGAGATCTACCAGTGGCTGGGTTTCAACATTGCAACACAGACTGTTGCAGGTTATGTATTCCTTGTGGTCGCTGCTTCCATCATGTCTAACTGGGCACTTGCAAAGCACCGACGTCTGAGAAGG TTATTTGATGGCAAGGAGGGAAGGCCAAAATATCCTCGAAGATGGGTTATTCTTCCTCCATTCCTCTGA